The following are from one region of the Ruficoccus amylovorans genome:
- a CDS encoding FRG domain-containing protein, with protein sequence MKKTVDKFFYPIGENYENLGKRPFECGNDVPVFEISGLHALIQLYGYAKFIFRDVGNVYLRGQETLYPRCLPSYFREYSQTQPNRARTKFGNLKKALKEYRCFKSVPEYSIEPLIQHYGIKTTWLDVVDNIWIALWFGLNRFRQKKNTNYFSYLERDDVGSDGEPSFLYLLFFISDGILCDSSRPGLHKGKETTVVDIRKSCPSIFHRPHIQHALLMKSVADCNLDDVDCMKYCVAVAKVRVSWARRWLGKSPAFSAEVLFPSPFEDSGLQHLADSDIDSLTKRRGLGIIHYR encoded by the coding sequence ATGAAAAAAACAGTAGATAAGTTTTTCTATCCTATCGGGGAGAACTATGAAAACCTCGGGAAACGGCCTTTCGAGTGCGGGAATGATGTTCCTGTCTTTGAGATATCAGGACTTCACGCGTTGATTCAATTATATGGTTATGCGAAGTTTATATTCCGAGATGTTGGGAATGTATACCTTAGAGGGCAAGAAACTCTTTATCCGCGTTGCCTGCCAAGCTATTTCAGAGAATATTCTCAAACTCAACCGAATCGTGCGCGTACAAAATTTGGAAATCTAAAAAAGGCATTGAAGGAATATCGATGCTTTAAGTCTGTCCCAGAGTATTCCATTGAACCGTTGATTCAACACTATGGCATCAAAACGACTTGGTTGGATGTGGTGGATAACATATGGATTGCTCTATGGTTTGGCTTAAACCGATTCCGCCAAAAGAAGAATACCAATTACTTTTCCTATCTGGAACGAGATGATGTTGGAAGCGATGGAGAACCTAGTTTCTTGTATTTGCTTTTCTTTATTTCAGATGGGATTTTATGCGATTCCAGTCGACCTGGACTCCATAAAGGAAAAGAAACAACAGTCGTAGATATTCGTAAGTCATGTCCGTCCATTTTTCACCGCCCTCACATTCAGCATGCTCTGCTAATGAAGAGTGTGGCGGATTGTAATTTAGATGATGTGGATTGTATGAAGTATTGCGTTGCTGTCGCCAAGGTTCGTGTTTCTTGGGCTAGGCGTTGGCTTGGAAAATCTCCCGCCTTTAGTGCTGAGGTATTATTCCCTTCTCCATTTGAAGACTCAGGACTCCAGCATTTAGCTGATTCCGACATTGATTCTTTAACGAAGAGACGGGGGTTAGGTATCATTCATTACCGATAA